Proteins co-encoded in one Setaria viridis chromosome 9, Setaria_viridis_v4.0, whole genome shotgun sequence genomic window:
- the LOC117839883 gene encoding cell number regulator 4, which produces MSGYPPPPGAWTTGLFGCCSDCKSCCLAFLCPCVAFGQVAETLDKGATSCGMAGAIYCVLMHAGVCLLHCLYSCSYRRKLRAAYGLPAEPCPDGCVHHYCEPCALAQMYRELKNRGSDPADGWEANSQKMAMAPIPMQNMTR; this is translated from the exons ATGAGCGGCTATCCACCGCCGCCGGGTGCCTGGACCACCGGCCTCTTCGGCTGCTGCAGTGATTGCAAAAGCT GCTGCCTGGCGTTCCTCTGCCCGTGTGTCGCGTTCGGTCAGGTGGCGGAGACATTAGACAAGGGCGCCACAT CCTGTGGTATGGCCGGTGCAATCTACTGCGTACTGATGCACGCGGGGGTGTGCCTGCTCCACTGCCTCTACTCCTGCTCCTACCGCCGCAAGCTCCGCGCGGCGTACGGCCTGCCGGCGGAGCCATGCCCCGACGGCTGCGTCCACCACTACTGCGAGCCATGCGCGCTCGCCCAGATGTACCGGGAGCTCAAGAACAGAGGCTCCGACCCGGCAGATG GATGGGAAGCTAACTCACAAAAGATGGCCATGGCTCCTATACCAATGCAAAACATGACGCGTTGA